The DNA region CTCGCGACCGCAAGGCCGTCATGGAGCATCCCGATTACTACAAGCTGCGCGAGCAGCTCATCACTTTCCTCGAAGTCCGCGCTCACCGCCATCACGCGCCCGCCGCACCCGCCGCCAAATCCGAGGCCGCCGTCGCTCACACGACGTAACCCGCACCCACAACTCCGGCTCTAAAATTTCGCGCGAGGCACTCCGCCCCGCGCCCCGGCTCCGCCGTGCCCGCATCACCGATACACCCGCTTTCCTCACCAACATCACCGCACTCACCATGAACATCGCACGCACCTGTCAGCAGCTCGCGCTCACCGCCCTCCTCGGCGCCAGCGCCGCCACTGGTCTCCACGCCCAGTACGCCCCGCCTCCTCCCCCGCGCCCGTTCCCCGGCTTCATCAACGAAAAACTCCGCGCCACCGACGTCTACATGTCGGCCTGGGACATCGCCGTGAACCTCCGCGGCCGCTACGAATACAAAAACAACGCCGGCTTCACCGACGCCGGCTCCAACTGGGATTTCTCCACCCGCCCGCAGGACGACAACGACAACGCCTACTACCTTCTCCGCGCCATGCCGCGCGTCGCCTACACCGGCAAATGGTTCGCCGCCACCGTCGAAGGGCGCTCCAGCTACTCCATCGGCGACGAGCGTTACCTCGCCACCGCCCCCGGCAAAGCCCTCGCCGAACGCGACGGTCCCATCGACCTCCACCAAGCCTTCGTCTTCATCGGCAATCACAAGGAGTTCCCTGTATCCTTGAAGCTCGGACGCCAGGAACTCGTCTATGGCGACCAGCGCCTCGTCGGCCACTTCCGCTGGAACAACAACGCCCGCACCTTCGATGCCCTCAAGGTCCGCTGGCAAAACGCGATCTTCGGCGTCGATGTCTTCACCGGCGGCGTCGTGTACAATGACCACAACAACGGAAACGACTTCAACTCCCAGGATCTCTTCTCCGGCGCCTACTTCAACTTCCCGACCGTCTCCACCAAGGACATCGTCGAAGCCTACGTCTTCGCCCGCAACACCGCTCGCGGCATCGTCACCGACGACTGGTCCGGCGTCCCCGCCCCCTTTCGCTTCCCCGCCCCGCAGGATCTCTACACCTGGGGCCTCCGCCTGAAATCGAAACCCGCCGCGTACGACGCTTGGGACTACGGCATCGAGCTCATGTACCAGACCGGTAACAAAGCCACCGTCTTCCCCGCCACCGCCGTCGCCGCCGCCCGCACCGCCCCACGTCTGGATCACAGCGCCTACGCCGGCATTCTCCAGCTTGGCTACACGTGGACCGAACACGCCTGGCAGCCCCGCCTCGCCCTCATCTATAGCCACGGCTCGGGTGACGACAACGCAGCCGACGCCAAGAGCCAGACCTTCCAAAATCTCTTCCCCACGAACCATCTCTTCTACGGCTACATGGATCTCTCCAGCCTCCAGAACACCCAGGACCTCCGCCTCGCCTACACCTTCAAACCCAAGCCCACGCTCAGCGTCGCCCTCGAAGGTCACGTCCAGCAGCTCACCGAGACCACCGACTACTGGTACAACGTCGCCGGCGTCCCGCGCAACTTCACCACCACCGCCGTCGGCAGCGGCTCCGGCTACCGCATCAACCCGTCCTACGATGCCGGACTCGGCTACGAAGCCGATCTCGTCGTCGGCTATTCAGTTACCCACTACGCCCAGCTCGAACTCGGCCTGAGCCACTACTTCCGCGGCGACTACATCAAACAGTCCCTCCGCACCGTCGGCTCCCGCGACGCCAGCTACGCCTACTTTCAGCTCACGCTGAATCTCTGATCTCCGCCGTAGGCCAGCGTGCTCGCACGCGCCTCCGACGAGTTGTTGTTGTTCAAAGCGGCGCGGCCCCCACAGGCCGCGCCGCTTTCATTTCCGAGGTAGGGCGGGTTAGCCTTAACCCCGCCGGTTGGACTCCGCACACAACCCAGACCGATCGCCATTGGTAATTAGTCATTGGTCATTCGCGCGCCGCCCAACGCCGCGCCCCCCCTGCTCAATTTCACTCACGCCTCATTCATACCTCATCACCACGCTGCCTCATTTTTCACATGAATAATTAGAGGTAAAACCCCGCCCGTTTTCCCCTCTCTTTTCTCCCCACATCGCTCCGCATCCGCCCACACTCACACCGACCGTCGATGAGCCACGCTCATCATCTTCCCCAAAACTATTCGCCGCTCAATTCCACCGAAGGCATGAACGCTGCTAATTGGTCGCTGCTCAAAAATGAACATCGCCCAGTTTAAGAAGTCCGGTCACTGGCCCACGCTCGCCACATCGTTTCTCTATTTCGACGTCAGCTTCATGGTGTGGACGCTCCTCGGCGCACTCGGCGCGATGATCGCCCCCGATCTCAGCCTCACCGCCGACCAAAAATTTCTGATGGTCTCCACGCCCATCCTCGCCGGTGCCTTCCTCCGCATCGCCCTGAGCATGCTCGTCGATCGCATCGGCACCAAGAAGACCGGCATCATCGCCCAGCTCATCGTTATGGCCGGCCTCTTCGTCGCTTGGCAGCACGGTATCCATTCTCTCAATCAGGCTCTGATCCTCGGCGGCATCCTCGGCGTCGCCGGAGCCAGCTTCGCCGTCGCCCTCCCCCAATCCGGCCGCTGGTACCCGCCCCACATGCAGGGCGTCGTCCTCGGTCTCGCCGGTGCGGGCAACGTCGGTGTCGTCATCGATCACCTCGCCGCCCCCCGCATCGCCGCCCACTGGGGATGGCAGTCCGTCTTCGGCGCCGCCCTCATCCCGCTCGCACTCGCCTTCATCCTCTACGTGATTTTCTCCAAGGAGCCTCCCGGCGAATTCAAAAAGAAAAAACTCTCCGACTACGCCAAACTCCTCAGCGAAAAGGACGCCCACTGGTTCTGCTTTTTCTACACGATCAGCTTCGGAGGCTTCGTCGGCCTCGCCACCGCCTTTGCCATCTACTTCAGCGATCAATTCGGCCTCAAGCCCGTCCACGCCGGCGAAATGGCCGCCTTCTGCACCTTGGTCGGCGCACTCGGGCGTCCGATGGGCGGCGCGCTCGCCGACAAACTCGGCGGCATCAAAGCCCTCGGCGTCTTCTACAGCGTCGCCATCGTCTCCCTCATCGTCGCCGCCCTCGCGCACAATCTCTGGATCTGCGGCGCCGCCTTCTTCGTCGCCTCCGGTGCCTTCGGCATGTGCAACGGATCCGTTTTTCAACTACTCCCGCAGCGCTTCGCTAAAGACATCTCCGTCATGACCGGCCTCGTCGGCTGCGGCGGCGGCATCGGCGGCTTCCTCCTCGGCCGCATGTTCGGCCTCTCCAAACAGCACACAGGCAACTACACCGTCGGCATCCTCCTCTTCGCCGGCCTCTGCGTCATCGCCCTCATCGGCCTGCGCCTCGTGAAAACCCGCTGGCGCACCACTTGGGGCGCCACCGCCGCCGCCCGCATCTAACTGCGTCCGCGAATCTCTTCTCGATGTAGGCGGGGTGCCCTCACCCCGCTTTTTCGTCTCCAAATCCCGCCACTCCTCCGCGCTCACCCGCCCCGCCTCTCATGCCGCAACCCGCGCTCGCCCACGCATCCACCGACCGCCACGCTCACGCGGCAATGAAGGTTTTCCCCACCTCACACGGCGTCCCGCGTCACCCCACCGGCACCTCGCAAGACGCCTCCCGCGTGCTCGTCCGCGACGGCCGCGTCATCGCCGCCCTCGCTGACGGCGTCGGCTCCAGTCAGGAGGGCGGAGCCGCCGCTCAACGCGCCGTCGACATGATCGTCGATTACTACGTCGCCCGCCCCCAGGCTTGGACTCCCCGCCGCGCCCTCACCGACTTCGTCAGCCAGATCAACCGCATCTTCCACCAAGAATCCCAGCTCCGCCACGGCTCCTCCGAACTCCTCTGCACCCTCACCGTCGCCGTCATCGAAAACGGCCGCCTCTACGGCCTCAACATCGGTGACTCCCCCGCCTACCTCTGGCGCCGCGCCAAACTCACCCGCCTCTCCCAAAACCATGCCCTCTCCCAAAACGGCATGCAGCACGTCCTCACCCGCGCCGTCGGCCTCGAACCCACTGTCGAGCCGTGGTTCTTCGAAAACACCGTCGAGGATGGCGACATGCTGCTCCTCTGCTCCGACGGCGTCTCCAACGCCGTATCCGAAAACCAACTCGCCGAACTCCTCTCCCGCCGCACCGCCGCCCGCAGCATCGTTTCCTCCGCCGCCGAGCGCATCGAAGAAAACTCCGATCTCCGCGACGACGCCACCGCCGTCGTCCTCGACATCGCCCAGCGCGGCTGGACCGGCGGCACCGGCGAACGCCCCCTCGAAGTCCTCCCCGCCCTCCGCCCCGGCGACATCATCGACAACTTCAAACTCCTCCGCCCTCTCCAGGACACCGCCCGCGTCTGGCTCGCCGAAAAACTCCCCGCCTCCGCCTCAGCCTCCGATCATTCAACTTTCAACCTTCAACCTTCAACCCACGCACCAAGCGCCACAGGCGCTCGGTGCGTGCTTAAATTCCCTCCCCTCGAAGCCCGCGACGAAGACGCCCGCCGTGACGGCTTCCTCCGCGAACTCTGGCAGGCCTCCCGCATCGACTCTCCCGACTTCATCCGCGCCACCATCCCCGCCGAGGGCTCCCTCCGCTACTACGTGATGGACTACGTCGAGGCGCCCACCCTTCGAGCACACCTCGCCAACGGCTCTCTCCGCGTCGAGGAAACTGTCGAGCTCGCCCGCTTCCTCCTGCGCTCCGGCCAGTATCTGCTTTCCCGCGACCACGCCCACGGCGACATCAAACCCGATAATATCCTCGTCCTCCGCGACGGCGAAAACCTCCGCTTCCTCCTCATCGACCTAGGCAGCGCCGCCGAGGTCTTCTCCGTCACCAACCGCGCCGGCACCCCCAGCTACCTCGCTCCCGAACGCTTCCAAAACGCCCCGCTCTCCGAACGCACCGAGCTTTTCGCCATCGGCGTCACCCTCTACGAATCCCTCGTCCGCACCTACCCCTACGGCGAGATCGAGCGCTTCCAGACTCCTCGCTTCGACACTTCTCCCAAACGCCTTACCCGCCTCAACACTGCCGTCCCGCCCTGGCTCGAATCCGTCATTTCCCGCTCCCTCGCCCCCGATCCCGACGACCGCTACCAAAACTTCTCCGAGATGGCCTACGACTTGGACCATCCAAACGAGGTCACGCCGTTCTACGCAAAAAACACCGCCCTCCTGGATCGCGACCCCGTCCGCTTCTACAAGCTCCTCAGCCTCGCCCTCTTCCTGACGAACATCGCCCTTCTCTGGCACCGCCTCCGTCGCTGAAAAACGATGAGCACTTCTCATCGTTACCCATAAAACTATTCAGCGCGTTGATTGATCACCGCCCCTCCGTGGCATCGCGGGTGCTAATTAGCGGGCGTGTCCGTCCCGACTGATCTCCTCGCCGCTCCCGCACCGTTCTCGCCCTCCCAAAAGGAGTACCTCCAGGGCTTCATGGCCGGCGTTTACGCGTCCGGCTCGATTCCCTTCGTCGGCACCCACGCCTCCGGCCAGCTCACCGCCACCCCCGGAGCCGCCACTTCCGGCAACCTCGCCGCGCCCGACGAAGAAACCGTCCACGGCACCCCGCTCGGCGATCTCTGCAAAGAAGAACGCTGGAAACACGACGAGAACCCGCTCGACGCTTGGGAACGCCTCCTCAAGCACGCCGACGAAAACAAGTTCCCCGACGCGGAGAACATGTACCGTTTCAAAACCCACGGCCTCTTCTACGTCGCCCCCGCTCAGGACAGTTTCATGATCCGTCTGCGCGTCCCTGCCTGCGAGATGACCGCCACGCAGATGCACGGCCTCGCGGACATCGCCGCAGAGTTGGGCGGCGGATACGCCCACATCACCACCCGCGGCAACTTCCAGATCCGCGACTTCAAGCCCAAGGACATCGTCCGCCTCCTCACCTGGGTCCAGGA from Nibricoccus aquaticus includes:
- a CDS encoding alginate export family protein, giving the protein MNIARTCQQLALTALLGASAATGLHAQYAPPPPPRPFPGFINEKLRATDVYMSAWDIAVNLRGRYEYKNNAGFTDAGSNWDFSTRPQDDNDNAYYLLRAMPRVAYTGKWFAATVEGRSSYSIGDERYLATAPGKALAERDGPIDLHQAFVFIGNHKEFPVSLKLGRQELVYGDQRLVGHFRWNNNARTFDALKVRWQNAIFGVDVFTGGVVYNDHNNGNDFNSQDLFSGAYFNFPTVSTKDIVEAYVFARNTARGIVTDDWSGVPAPFRFPAPQDLYTWGLRLKSKPAAYDAWDYGIELMYQTGNKATVFPATAVAAARTAPRLDHSAYAGILQLGYTWTEHAWQPRLALIYSHGSGDDNAADAKSQTFQNLFPTNHLFYGYMDLSSLQNTQDLRLAYTFKPKPTLSVALEGHVQQLTETTDYWYNVAGVPRNFTTTAVGSGSGYRINPSYDAGLGYEADLVVGYSVTHYAQLELGLSHYFRGDYIKQSLRTVGSRDASYAYFQLTLNL
- a CDS encoding bifunctional protein-serine/threonine kinase/phosphatase — translated: MPQPALAHASTDRHAHAAMKVFPTSHGVPRHPTGTSQDASRVLVRDGRVIAALADGVGSSQEGGAAAQRAVDMIVDYYVARPQAWTPRRALTDFVSQINRIFHQESQLRHGSSELLCTLTVAVIENGRLYGLNIGDSPAYLWRRAKLTRLSQNHALSQNGMQHVLTRAVGLEPTVEPWFFENTVEDGDMLLLCSDGVSNAVSENQLAELLSRRTAARSIVSSAAERIEENSDLRDDATAVVLDIAQRGWTGGTGERPLEVLPALRPGDIIDNFKLLRPLQDTARVWLAEKLPASASASDHSTFNLQPSTHAPSATGARCVLKFPPLEARDEDARRDGFLRELWQASRIDSPDFIRATIPAEGSLRYYVMDYVEAPTLRAHLANGSLRVEETVELARFLLRSGQYLLSRDHAHGDIKPDNILVLRDGENLRFLLIDLGSAAEVFSVTNRAGTPSYLAPERFQNAPLSERTELFAIGVTLYESLVRTYPYGEIERFQTPRFDTSPKRLTRLNTAVPPWLESVISRSLAPDPDDRYQNFSEMAYDLDHPNEVTPFYAKNTALLDRDPVRFYKLLSLALFLTNIALLWHRLRR
- a CDS encoding MFS transporter, with protein sequence MNIAQFKKSGHWPTLATSFLYFDVSFMVWTLLGALGAMIAPDLSLTADQKFLMVSTPILAGAFLRIALSMLVDRIGTKKTGIIAQLIVMAGLFVAWQHGIHSLNQALILGGILGVAGASFAVALPQSGRWYPPHMQGVVLGLAGAGNVGVVIDHLAAPRIAAHWGWQSVFGAALIPLALAFILYVIFSKEPPGEFKKKKLSDYAKLLSEKDAHWFCFFYTISFGGFVGLATAFAIYFSDQFGLKPVHAGEMAAFCTLVGALGRPMGGALADKLGGIKALGVFYSVAIVSLIVAALAHNLWICGAAFFVASGAFGMCNGSVFQLLPQRFAKDISVMTGLVGCGGGIGGFLLGRMFGLSKQHTGNYTVGILLFAGLCVIALIGLRLVKTRWRTTWGATAAARI